One genomic segment of Paraburkholderia phymatum STM815 includes these proteins:
- a CDS encoding O-fucosyltransferase family protein gives MLNKLIDIARHIRRSERFKHSISTPGRITLHAQQRLNRGYFAIEIRAHSGFFSVMQMVLFILMYCDEKRLTPLISARGGIYGDPQGQVDWFGEYFDTVGVPAAPASNMRLRTSVVHDLGGLGFRRRYESKLELRHASALFRAHYQPTAPIRAEVDAIRRRIGIGAATLGVHFRGTDKKLEAHTIGWEDFCRLVERTLAEEPQLTHIFVSSDEQAFLDYFVKWDFPVPVSVAPARLLATGSTPVHFSGHPGLAIGREALVASLLLANCGYLLKTPSYLSAWSKLFNPSLPVMLAVPPREGAFWFPDSQIWNEQQARRRDAVEPDVRMPNQKTA, from the coding sequence ATGTTGAACAAGTTGATCGACATCGCGAGACACATCCGACGCAGCGAGCGCTTCAAACATTCGATCAGCACGCCGGGCCGCATCACGTTGCATGCGCAGCAACGTTTGAATCGCGGCTACTTCGCGATTGAGATTCGCGCGCACTCGGGCTTCTTCTCGGTCATGCAGATGGTGCTGTTCATCCTGATGTATTGCGATGAAAAGCGCCTCACGCCGCTCATTTCGGCGCGCGGCGGCATTTATGGCGATCCGCAAGGCCAGGTCGACTGGTTCGGCGAATACTTCGATACCGTCGGCGTGCCTGCCGCGCCGGCGTCGAACATGCGATTGCGCACGTCGGTCGTGCACGATCTCGGCGGACTCGGATTTCGCCGCCGTTACGAATCGAAGCTCGAGCTGCGGCACGCGAGCGCGTTGTTTCGCGCGCACTATCAGCCGACCGCGCCGATCCGCGCGGAAGTCGATGCGATCCGCCGGCGGATCGGCATCGGTGCCGCGACGCTCGGCGTGCATTTTCGCGGCACCGACAAGAAGCTCGAGGCACATACCATCGGTTGGGAAGATTTTTGCCGGCTCGTCGAGCGCACGCTCGCCGAAGAGCCGCAGTTGACGCATATCTTCGTGTCAAGCGACGAACAGGCGTTCCTCGATTACTTCGTCAAATGGGATTTCCCGGTGCCCGTCAGCGTCGCGCCCGCCAGGTTGCTCGCGACGGGCAGCACGCCCGTGCATTTCAGCGGGCATCCGGGGCTGGCGATCGGCCGCGAGGCGCTCGTCGCGAGCCTGCTGCTCGCGAACTGCGGATATCTGCTGAAGACACCGTCTTACCTGTCGGCGTGGTCGAAGCTATTCAATCCGTCGTTGCCTGTCATGCTGGCCGTGCCGCCGCGCGAGGGCGCGTTCTGGTTTCCAGACAGCCAGATCTGGAACGAGCAGCAGGCGCGCCGTCGCGACGCGGTAGAACCGGACGTGCGGATGCCCAATCAGAAAACTGCCTGA
- the pstS gene encoding phosphate ABC transporter substrate-binding protein PstS, with protein sequence MRHALFAAAGLLGALSFSFAHATDVTGAGSTFAAPVYTKWADAYQKAGGGRINYQGIGSSGGIKQVLAKTVDFAGSDAPLKDDELAKDGLFQFPTVVGGVVPVVNLRGIKPGGLVLSGPVLGDIYLGKIKKWNDPQIAALNSGAKLPDTDIAVVRRADGSGTSFIWTHYLAQVSPEWKSKVGEGTTVNWPTGTGGKGNDGVAAFVQRLPGAIGYVEWAYAKQNKMTYTSLKNAAGAVVEPKTETFKAAAAGAEWSKSFYQILTNEPGKDAWPVVGATFVLVHSAQDKPDHGKETLKFFDWAFRNGSQTAQELDYITLPDAVVSEIRAQWKAKVKDASGKPIAD encoded by the coding sequence ATGAGACACGCATTGTTCGCGGCGGCCGGCCTGCTCGGTGCGCTGTCGTTTTCCTTCGCGCACGCAACCGACGTCACGGGTGCAGGCAGCACCTTCGCGGCGCCGGTCTACACGAAGTGGGCCGACGCCTACCAGAAGGCGGGCGGCGGCCGCATCAACTACCAGGGCATCGGCTCGTCGGGCGGCATCAAACAGGTGCTCGCAAAAACCGTCGATTTCGCCGGTTCCGATGCGCCGCTCAAAGACGACGAACTCGCGAAAGACGGGCTGTTCCAATTTCCGACCGTGGTCGGCGGTGTGGTCCCTGTTGTCAATCTGCGCGGGATCAAACCGGGTGGGCTGGTGTTGTCCGGTCCCGTGCTCGGCGATATCTACCTCGGCAAGATCAAGAAGTGGAACGACCCGCAGATCGCCGCGCTCAATTCGGGCGCGAAACTGCCCGACACCGACATCGCCGTTGTGCGCCGCGCGGACGGCTCGGGCACGAGCTTCATCTGGACGCACTATCTCGCGCAGGTGAGTCCGGAGTGGAAGAGCAAGGTGGGCGAAGGCACGACCGTCAACTGGCCGACGGGCACGGGCGGCAAGGGCAACGACGGCGTCGCGGCGTTCGTGCAGCGGCTGCCTGGCGCAATTGGCTATGTGGAATGGGCGTACGCGAAGCAGAACAAGATGACGTACACGTCGCTGAAGAACGCAGCGGGCGCCGTCGTCGAACCGAAGACGGAAACCTTCAAGGCCGCAGCAGCGGGCGCCGAGTGGTCGAAGTCGTTTTATCAGATTCTTACCAACGAGCCGGGTAAGGATGCGTGGCCGGTGGTGGGCGCGACCTTCGTGCTCGTGCATTCGGCGCAGGACAAGCCGGATCACGGCAAGGAAACCCTCAAGTTCTTCGACTGGGCGTTCAGGAACGGCAGCCAGACCGCCCAGGAACTCGACTACATCACGCTGCCCGATGCAGTCGTGTCGGAGATCCGCGCGCAGTGGAAGGCCAAGGTCAAGGACGCGTCGGGCAAGCCGATCGCCGATTGA